The following are encoded together in the Triticum dicoccoides isolate Atlit2015 ecotype Zavitan chromosome 6B, WEW_v2.0, whole genome shotgun sequence genome:
- the LOC119324903 gene encoding delta(14)-sterol reductase-like isoform X4: MDAAAITADLLSALAPSWSAAVVLASYLAYLAAAAAALLPGKLVAVLPDSSRLHYRCNGLLPLPLPLGLSALGVYMGWMTPTVRSTVGFLASALPPHHRPVRHVEARREGQAAQAGQGRREGLPREMNNERCF, translated from the exons ATGGACGCGGCGGCGATCACTGCCGACCTGCTCTCCGCGTTGGCGCCCTCCTGGAGCGCGGCGGTGGTGCTGGCCTCCTACCTCGcgtacctcgccgccgccgccgccgccctcctccccggCAAGCTCGTCGCCGTCCTCCCCGACTCCTCCCGTCTCCACTACCGTTGCAATG GTCTGCTCCCACTGCCGCTGCCCCTGGGGCTCTCCGCGCTCGGCGTCTACATGGGCTGGATGACTCCCACGGTGAGATCCACGGTGGGGTTTCTCGCCTCCGCCCTCCCGCCCCACCACCGGCCCGTCCGCCATGTCGAAGCAAG GAGGGAAGGCCAAGCCGCTCAAGCAGGCCAAGGTCGCCGAGAAGGACTACCACGAG